Proteins from one Anopheles nili chromosome 2, idAnoNiliSN_F5_01, whole genome shotgun sequence genomic window:
- the LOC128730722 gene encoding uncharacterized protein LOC128730722, whose amino-acid sequence MYIIDRIREFGALPVSPKYLRVTAILIAIYKVLVAHVFLFVMLLGLAHAEEMSTILQMSIADQKDAECIWTTDEQGESINAWRFKSAEKLTSVTLCMLYIGTTLATIYVLSCLGLLIGTLRNRHEFFIPWMVVDFFVTVATGSIVMATGYNQTSWEQYITSWQYWGFCGVMVAFNTVIWMVIRTFYKNLAHMTKLREVAIVAIPCPAAPLNASTPGRGSTGGLAAPPYHFRKENMHLSDGGLKHILFDANEANYLV is encoded by the exons AtgtacatcatcgatcggaTCCGTGAATTCGGTGCCCTACCGGTGTCCCCGAAGTACCTTCGCGTTACGGCCATCCTTATCGCGATCTACAAGGTG CTCGTGGCGCACGTCTTCCTGTTCGTGATGCTGCTCGGTCTAGCGCATGCCGAGGAGATGAGCACTATCCTGCAGATGAGCATCGCCGACCAGAAGGATGCCGAGTGCATCTGGACGACGGACGAGCAGGGCGAGTCCATCAACGCGTGGCGCTTCAAGTCGGCGGAAAAGCTCACTTCCG TGACACTCTGCATGCTGTATATCGGGACGACCCTGGCCACGATTTACGTGCTGAGCTGTCTTGGGTTGCTGATCGGAACGCTTCGCAACCGGCACGAGTTCTTCATCCCATGGATGGTGGTCGATTTCTTCGTCACCGTCGCGACCGGTTCCATCGTGATGGCGACTGGCTACAACCAAACGTCCTGGGAGCAGTACATCACCAGCTGGCAATACT GGGGCTTTTGCGGCGTGATGGTTGCGTTTAACACCGTCATCTGGATGGTCATTCGAACGTTCTACAAAAACCTCGCCCACATGACGAAGCTCCGCGAGGTGGCCATCGTAGCGATTCCGTGCCCGGCCGCACCCCTGAACGCTTCCACACCCGGCCGAGGCTCCACCGGCGGGTTGGCCGCTCCGCCGTACCACTTCCGGAAGGAAAACATGCACCTTAGTGATGGCGGGCTTAAGCACATTCTCTTCGATGCCAACGAGGCCAACTATTTGGTGTAA